Proteins co-encoded in one Planctomycetaceae bacterium genomic window:
- a CDS encoding aminotransferase class V-fold PLP-dependent enzyme has product MMSPYRELWDLDPEVTYLNHGSFGPSPIEVRAAREAFSLQAERQPMKFFCQRMEEQLTQTAEALAGFLKTDAGRLVLIDNATFAMNIVAESFSLSEGDQVLLTDHEYGAVRNIWQRRCRQVGASVVTAKLPFPLDNDGILTAIEGCLTDRTKLIVVSHITSPTAAILPVTEICQRARHSGIAVAIDGPHAIAMLDVCPEDIGCDFYCGSGHKWLCASFGSGFLWVHPKHHSSVRCPIESWGGSIAGRPASWQDRINWLGTRDPAPLLSISAAIEFLQRIGLDAFRRHAKSLVLEARRQLLELDGAGPLCTPNPENVVSMCSVELPQPADWKPGFHGHPDPLQIELRDVHRIEIPVASWNGRRFLRISAHLYNSSDDVTRLIESLQSCKHLR; this is encoded by the coding sequence ATGATGTCGCCCTATCGCGAACTGTGGGATCTTGACCCGGAAGTCACGTATCTCAATCACGGCTCGTTTGGTCCGTCACCGATCGAAGTGCGAGCCGCCCGCGAAGCGTTCTCCCTTCAGGCGGAACGGCAGCCGATGAAATTCTTCTGTCAGCGGATGGAAGAACAGCTCACGCAGACAGCCGAAGCGCTGGCCGGATTCCTGAAGACCGATGCCGGCCGGCTGGTACTCATCGACAACGCGACGTTCGCCATGAACATCGTCGCCGAAAGTTTTTCGCTTTCCGAAGGAGATCAGGTACTGCTGACGGACCACGAATACGGAGCCGTTCGCAACATCTGGCAGCGTCGCTGCCGGCAGGTCGGAGCAAGTGTGGTGACGGCAAAACTGCCGTTTCCGCTCGACAACGACGGTATTCTGACCGCCATCGAAGGCTGCCTGACCGATCGAACAAAGCTGATTGTCGTCAGTCACATCACGTCACCCACCGCCGCAATTCTGCCGGTGACCGAAATCTGTCAGCGAGCACGGCACTCGGGAATTGCCGTCGCCATCGACGGACCACATGCCATCGCCATGCTGGACGTCTGCCCGGAAGACATCGGCTGCGACTTCTATTGCGGCAGCGGACACAAGTGGCTGTGCGCGTCGTTCGGCAGCGGGTTTTTGTGGGTGCATCCGAAACATCATTCGTCCGTTCGATGCCCGATTGAAAGCTGGGGAGGCTCCATCGCCGGACGACCGGCATCCTGGCAGGACCGAATCAACTGGCTGGGAACCCGCGACCCGGCACCGCTGCTTTCGATATCCGCTGCGATTGAATTCCTGCAGCGAATCGGGCTCGATGCGTTTCGCCGACACGCGAAATCGCTGGTGCTTGAAGCGCGCCGGCAACTGCTGGAACTCGATGGCGCGGGGCCGCTGTGTACTCCGAACCCCGAGAACGTCGTCAGCATGTGCAGCGTGGAACTGCCGCAACCGGCCGACTGGAAACCCGGCTTCCACGGCCATCCCGATCCGCTGCAGATCGAACTTCGCGACGTTCACCGCATCGAGATCCCCGTGGCGTCCTGGAACGGACGACGATTCCTGAGAATCTCCGCTCACCTGTATAACTCGTCGGATGACGTGACGCGGCTGATCGAAAGCCTGCAGTCCTGCAAACACCTCCGTTAG
- a CDS encoding helix-turn-helix transcriptional regulator has translation MTTIGQRIRELRKQRNLTQRELADRIGINFTYLSRVENDRLDADQTPREDTLQKLAKALNTDADELLLLARRIPDSFRDRILAKPAVFRRILSLSDDALADLLDNVESSDARRRGR, from the coding sequence ATGACGACAATCGGACAGCGAATCCGCGAATTGCGAAAACAGCGAAATCTCACGCAGCGGGAACTGGCGGACCGCATCGGGATCAATTTCACCTACTTGAGCCGCGTGGAAAACGACCGGCTGGATGCCGATCAAACACCGCGCGAGGACACGCTGCAGAAGCTTGCGAAAGCACTGAACACCGACGCTGACGAACTGCTGTTGCTGGCTCGCCGGATCCCGGATTCGTTTCGGGATCGTATTCTGGCAAAGCCGGCTGTGTTCCGCCGAATCCTGAGCCTGTCGGACGACGCGCTGGCTGATCTGCTGGACAACGTGGAAAGCAGCGACGCTCGCCGGCGCGGGCGCTGA
- a CDS encoding tetratricopeptide repeat protein: MSEGGFGTDQLSKAAQDWFRKGNEAMGRQNWDFAVECYGNSVKMKPDVLLYRQTRHGCLRKKYDDNGTGARMASVKLMGIRGRVKKARMKKDWTAVDQAAEEGLLVNPWDAQLFADIGEAAVEQERGEVGAYAWEQAVKLDINNIPYNKALGFVLRERGEYKRARACFERIYKLDPTDGDARSMMGQIDAESVMDRGNYEKAKNTQDVKVDKEEPVNAYEADRRARKGGKPEADAPGQSVELDLRHAIRKEPENINNYVKLAQHYHKARQLPQALEQYEKALEISGNSTDILELKEDVELDIVRDRLADATDRFRKKPDNDRLKQKVIELQTELRTRELEVFAPRIERHPNDMKMRFEMAERYRKSKQYSKAIPLYQQASADSRLKDDALVWLGECFMMDGKLDLGRRQFERALEGLSAQDKPDAFKRAHYWLGRVYEKSGKTEQAETHYTEILSVDYEYKDVLQRLEKLQGGESGLAAPDDDEDVS, from the coding sequence ATGAGTGAAGGTGGATTTGGCACAGACCAGCTTTCCAAAGCGGCTCAGGATTGGTTCCGAAAAGGGAACGAAGCCATGGGTCGTCAGAACTGGGATTTTGCCGTCGAATGCTACGGCAACTCTGTGAAGATGAAACCCGACGTACTGCTCTACCGCCAGACTCGGCATGGCTGCCTTCGAAAGAAGTACGATGACAACGGCACCGGTGCCCGAATGGCCAGCGTGAAACTGATGGGGATTCGCGGTCGAGTCAAGAAGGCACGCATGAAGAAGGACTGGACGGCCGTCGATCAGGCAGCGGAAGAAGGTCTGCTGGTCAATCCCTGGGACGCTCAACTGTTCGCGGACATCGGAGAAGCGGCCGTCGAACAGGAACGCGGCGAAGTGGGTGCCTACGCATGGGAACAGGCAGTCAAGCTGGATATCAACAACATTCCGTACAACAAGGCGCTGGGCTTCGTTTTGCGGGAACGAGGCGAATACAAACGCGCCCGGGCGTGTTTCGAGCGGATCTATAAACTCGATCCGACTGACGGCGACGCTCGGTCCATGATGGGGCAGATCGACGCGGAATCCGTCATGGATCGCGGGAATTACGAAAAGGCGAAGAACACTCAGGATGTCAAAGTTGACAAGGAAGAACCCGTCAACGCGTACGAAGCGGACCGGCGCGCTCGAAAGGGCGGCAAGCCGGAAGCCGACGCTCCCGGCCAGTCCGTGGAACTCGACCTGCGCCACGCAATCCGCAAGGAGCCGGAAAACATCAACAACTATGTGAAACTGGCTCAACACTACCACAAGGCACGGCAGCTTCCGCAGGCACTGGAACAGTACGAAAAGGCTTTGGAGATTTCCGGCAACAGCACGGATATCCTGGAACTGAAGGAAGACGTCGAACTTGACATCGTCCGTGATCGGCTTGCCGACGCGACCGACCGGTTTCGCAAGAAGCCGGACAACGATCGCCTGAAACAAAAGGTGATCGAACTGCAGACGGAACTCCGGACCAGGGAACTCGAAGTCTTCGCGCCGCGCATCGAACGTCACCCGAACGACATGAAAATGCGTTTTGAGATGGCGGAGCGATATCGCAAGTCCAAGCAGTATTCGAAGGCAATTCCGCTGTACCAGCAGGCCAGCGCCGATTCACGACTGAAGGACGACGCGCTGGTCTGGCTGGGTGAATGCTTCATGATGGACGGAAAGCTGGATCTCGGCCGCCGGCAGTTTGAACGCGCCCTGGAGGGACTCAGCGCTCAGGACAAGCCGGACGCCTTCAAACGCGCGCACTACTGGCTGGGACGCGTTTACGAGAAGTCCGGCAAGACCGAACAGGCCGAGACTCACTATACGGAGATTCTGTCGGTCGACTACGAATACAAGGACGTTCTGCAGCGGCTGGAAAAACTGCAGGGAGGCGAAAGCGGCCTGGCAGCACCGGACGACGACGAAGACGTGTCCTGA
- a CDS encoding sigma-54 dependent transcriptional regulator: MTDAKNDAPDLTTIPIRVLVVDDDESHAQAVADSLARINCECKVASSGERGSQMISGESWDVIVTDLQMGDVGGLDILRQAKDDLPDAEVIVLTGHGSIASAVTAMQHGAYTYLTKPLDINELRSAVEKASARLRLIRRNAELRRSLEERFGFEGVIGNSPQMHRIIEILKNVAPTDSTVLISGENGTGKELVAKAIHQNSPRKNKPFVPLNISALPDSILESELFGHEQGAFTGAMGRRVGKFEYANGGTLFLDEVGEMPMDTKIKLLRVLEDRKVTRLGANDEMDINVRLVAATNASLKKMIEEGTFREDLYYRLNVVNIELPPLRDRPGDIPLLMEHFLRDLSKRTGREVQGFSRTARLALLSYHWPGNIRQLRNTIESMLVMDTDGLLDVDGLPPEIAPLVSDDLTAGEAHGPSGADSLIGRPLEEVDKYYIQRALELTDGNREETARLLGIGERTLYRKIKEYELRK; encoded by the coding sequence ATGACCGACGCGAAAAACGACGCACCTGATCTGACCACGATCCCCATTCGAGTACTCGTCGTCGACGACGACGAAAGTCATGCGCAGGCGGTGGCGGACAGCCTGGCTCGCATCAACTGTGAATGCAAAGTCGCGTCATCCGGCGAACGCGGTTCGCAAATGATTTCCGGCGAATCCTGGGACGTCATCGTGACAGACCTGCAGATGGGAGATGTCGGAGGCCTGGATATCCTGCGGCAGGCCAAGGACGACCTGCCCGACGCGGAAGTCATCGTTCTGACGGGCCACGGTTCGATTGCTTCGGCGGTCACCGCCATGCAGCACGGCGCGTATACGTACCTGACGAAACCGCTGGACATCAACGAACTGCGGTCAGCCGTGGAAAAAGCCTCGGCGCGGCTGCGTCTGATCCGGCGCAATGCGGAGCTTCGGCGATCGCTGGAAGAGCGATTTGGATTCGAAGGCGTCATCGGCAACAGCCCGCAGATGCATCGCATTATCGAAATCCTGAAAAACGTGGCTCCGACGGACAGCACCGTCCTGATCAGCGGAGAAAACGGCACGGGCAAGGAACTCGTCGCCAAGGCCATTCACCAGAACAGTCCGCGAAAGAACAAGCCGTTCGTTCCGCTGAATATCTCCGCGCTGCCGGACAGTATTCTGGAAAGCGAGTTGTTCGGCCATGAACAGGGAGCTTTTACTGGCGCGATGGGCCGCCGCGTCGGCAAATTTGAATACGCCAACGGAGGAACTCTGTTTCTGGATGAAGTCGGCGAAATGCCGATGGACACGAAAATCAAGCTGCTAAGAGTTCTGGAAGACCGCAAGGTCACGCGACTGGGCGCCAACGACGAGATGGACATCAATGTTCGACTGGTCGCCGCCACCAACGCAAGTCTGAAGAAGATGATTGAGGAAGGGACGTTTCGCGAGGATCTGTACTACCGCCTGAATGTCGTAAATATCGAACTGCCGCCGCTGCGGGATCGTCCGGGTGACATTCCACTGCTGATGGAGCATTTCCTGCGCGACCTGTCGAAGAGAACCGGTCGCGAAGTGCAGGGTTTCTCACGAACTGCGCGGCTGGCGCTGCTCAGTTATCACTGGCCGGGAAACATCCGGCAGTTGCGCAATACCATCGAAAGCATGCTGGTGATGGACACGGACGGGCTGCTGGATGTTGACGGTCTGCCGCCCGAAATCGCGCCGCTGGTGTCTGATGATTTGACAGCCGGCGAAGCTCACGGGCCCTCCGGTGCCGATTCATTGATTGGCCGGCCGCTGGAAGAAGTTGACAAGTACTACATTCAGCGTGCGCTGGAACTGACCGACGGCAACCGCGAAGAAACCGCCCGCCTGCTGGGAATCGGCGAACGCACTCTGTACCGCAAGATCAAGGAATACGAACTGCGGAAATAG
- a CDS encoding right-handed parallel beta-helix repeat-containing protein produces MTNVRTAWRVTSRACLLLLCGSISLLSQPCAQAQFDGMTYSRTPFSGSSSGSASSTMDENRRGFGMRFRGGHDAGNTVGRLQSVSHVELSPYFSAGDSYLFGDSRIVMDNGGDLAWSFGTGYRHYLLGPDIVVGGYGYFDRDQTTGAHFRSWTFGGELLANRWEARGNYYRPFGNTSEMVGSRIDQSSAAFVANNITFNQINSFAEALEGFDSEIGVLLPGKLAEQFDVRAFGGGYYYQGENIPGFSGFSTRLQADIADWLELSLKVTDDSQFSTNVAFNAVVHFGGFKSQEHTRRSAIQRFAEPVRRNLTIATSTSDVATAPLIAINPATGLPFNVVHVNSNDLGGPFIGTVEDPLNSLASGLAVPGADLVFVHAGSTFAAAPDNTVVLATNQNLFGEGLIAGATGNRKVMNEITVDGISDPLILPDSPTFASNLATLGPAPFGPLLSTAAIDPILLRPMLSGSAGNAVTLGDGSSFGGFIIDGPGGNGIFSDGVGGTRVSDVLVQNAGGAGILLQNTMDSTTILDTIITNATGPAFHVNGGTGVIGFTSTSVGLDPAFGHIENTSQEAVLIENMTAGSVNMFRSTINDTGGAGIVIRDTASNATIDNANIQDSTGTGISVTNSSGDYAFRNSLRNATVVNNAAGPSVLISGTTGRTLFDNLSITNPNGAGIDINNLEGNVTFSQDVTIGNAASGTAAAVSVDSTLAGGSVQFARALTINGSLGRGIELLSNADGSSFSVNGLTTIVSAATQGIAILNDSGSTVFAGGTGISQRGAEGIQILNSDGVVSFQQGTGVDNLSGSTAAAVDIQDSEALVLFESLGILNATGNPGGGAGVNLVNNVAGTNGPAQMIFNNVDIQSNGGVGFFGFNNESIRVGTGNVNSNLAAAVDIEQSGINIHLDTLTSTGSPDFGLRLVETNRPGMKTFDVGPQVPNAFGLGGAITGAGISGAQLENGGQISLKSVSFDDNQTGITVLNSGITTTDDQFLELLFVSMTRSNFRGIDGQNLTLLDIQDSLFDDNGDNNPAVAGADLDRETIRMTYTEVPNDPDTTLFIDYDNPYVINVERTTFVDNSDDILNILNTASAVGAHIDVNVQDSSLTVTDVLDVNPLDLSETGFKFAWNGPARVRLANNNFELNGFDINETETAMDIQTFSITDELLTDIISNGVVSVQPNATALQMQTLGMSSSNITGNAFQMDGFDSTGMTFRLAANTLMDISNNLMAFNGDGGAGMIFNSVSQPSAFNISGNQIGLFDLGVGTLAEEGIRFRAVAGTINLSGLNNNLVFLLNPGGGSFIETPFSFVGSANGRILVNGALVP; encoded by the coding sequence ATGACGAACGTTCGAACCGCCTGGCGAGTCACGTCACGTGCCTGTCTGCTGCTGCTGTGTGGCAGCATATCCCTGTTGAGTCAGCCGTGCGCGCAGGCGCAATTTGACGGGATGACGTATTCCAGGACGCCGTTTTCGGGTTCCTCTTCCGGTTCGGCCAGTTCAACGATGGACGAGAACCGTCGGGGATTCGGGATGAGATTCCGCGGCGGTCACGACGCCGGTAACACGGTCGGCCGACTGCAATCGGTGTCTCACGTGGAATTGTCACCGTACTTTAGCGCCGGAGACAGCTATCTGTTCGGCGACTCCCGAATTGTCATGGACAACGGCGGAGACCTGGCGTGGAGCTTCGGTACCGGATACCGGCATTACTTACTGGGACCGGACATCGTCGTCGGCGGCTACGGTTACTTCGATCGCGATCAGACAACGGGCGCTCATTTCCGGTCCTGGACATTCGGCGGAGAACTTCTGGCAAACCGCTGGGAAGCTCGCGGCAACTATTACCGGCCGTTCGGAAACACATCGGAGATGGTCGGTTCTCGAATCGACCAGTCCAGTGCCGCGTTTGTCGCGAACAACATCACGTTCAACCAGATCAATTCGTTCGCTGAGGCTCTGGAAGGATTCGATTCGGAAATCGGCGTGCTGTTGCCGGGCAAGCTCGCCGAACAGTTCGACGTTCGGGCGTTCGGCGGCGGATACTACTACCAGGGTGAAAACATCCCCGGGTTTTCCGGCTTCTCCACCCGCCTGCAGGCCGACATCGCCGATTGGCTGGAACTGTCTCTGAAGGTGACGGACGATTCTCAATTCAGCACGAACGTTGCCTTCAACGCGGTTGTCCACTTCGGCGGTTTCAAGAGTCAGGAACACACGCGTCGATCGGCCATCCAGCGGTTTGCCGAACCGGTTCGCCGCAACCTGACGATCGCTACTTCCACTTCGGACGTGGCTACGGCACCGTTGATCGCGATCAATCCGGCGACCGGATTGCCGTTTAACGTCGTGCATGTCAACAGCAACGATCTGGGCGGCCCGTTCATCGGAACAGTCGAAGATCCGCTGAATTCGCTGGCGTCGGGTCTGGCTGTTCCGGGAGCCGACCTGGTGTTCGTCCATGCGGGAAGCACGTTTGCCGCGGCTCCGGATAACACCGTCGTGCTTGCGACGAATCAGAATCTGTTCGGTGAAGGCCTGATTGCCGGTGCGACGGGCAATCGTAAGGTCATGAACGAGATCACGGTCGACGGAATCAGTGATCCGCTGATCCTGCCGGATTCGCCGACGTTCGCGTCTAACCTGGCAACGCTGGGGCCGGCTCCGTTCGGTCCGTTGCTGTCGACGGCTGCGATTGATCCCATTCTGTTGCGGCCGATGCTGTCCGGTTCCGCGGGCAACGCGGTGACTCTGGGTGACGGCAGCAGCTTCGGCGGTTTCATTATCGATGGTCCGGGGGGCAACGGCATCTTCAGCGACGGAGTCGGCGGGACCAGGGTCAGCGATGTTCTGGTTCAGAACGCGGGAGGCGCCGGCATCCTGCTGCAAAACACGATGGATTCGACAACGATCCTGGACACCATCATCACGAATGCGACCGGGCCCGCCTTTCATGTCAATGGAGGGACGGGCGTGATCGGTTTTACTTCCACCAGTGTCGGGCTTGATCCTGCGTTCGGCCACATCGAGAACACTTCTCAGGAAGCGGTGCTGATCGAAAACATGACGGCCGGGTCTGTGAACATGTTCCGTTCCACGATCAATGATACGGGCGGAGCGGGCATTGTGATCCGTGATACGGCATCCAATGCGACGATTGACAACGCCAACATTCAGGACAGCACGGGGACGGGAATCTCCGTTACAAACAGTTCCGGAGATTACGCGTTCCGGAATTCACTGCGGAACGCAACTGTCGTGAACAACGCCGCCGGACCGTCCGTGCTGATTTCCGGTACCACAGGCCGTACGCTGTTTGACAATCTGTCCATCACAAACCCGAACGGCGCTGGCATCGACATCAATAACCTTGAAGGCAACGTGACATTCTCGCAGGACGTGACGATAGGAAACGCGGCTTCGGGAACCGCTGCAGCCGTCAGCGTCGACAGTACACTTGCCGGCGGATCCGTGCAGTTCGCGCGGGCTCTGACAATCAACGGCAGTCTGGGCCGCGGAATCGAACTGCTCAGCAATGCGGATGGCAGCAGTTTCAGCGTCAACGGACTGACAACGATTGTCTCCGCCGCAACGCAGGGAATCGCGATTCTGAACGACAGTGGTTCGACCGTCTTCGCGGGCGGCACGGGCATCAGTCAGCGGGGAGCCGAAGGGATTCAGATTCTCAATTCCGACGGCGTTGTCTCGTTTCAGCAGGGCACCGGTGTGGACAACCTGTCGGGATCCACCGCGGCCGCCGTCGATATTCAGGATTCCGAAGCGCTGGTGCTGTTTGAATCGCTGGGGATCCTGAACGCCACGGGGAACCCCGGCGGCGGAGCAGGCGTCAACCTGGTCAATAACGTTGCCGGCACGAACGGTCCGGCACAAATGATCTTCAACAATGTGGACATTCAGTCCAACGGCGGAGTCGGCTTCTTTGGATTCAACAACGAGAGCATCCGCGTGGGTACCGGTAACGTCAACAGCAACCTTGCTGCCGCGGTCGACATCGAGCAGTCCGGCATCAACATCCACCTCGACACGCTGACCAGCACCGGGTCACCGGACTTCGGCCTGCGACTGGTGGAGACGAATCGTCCCGGGATGAAGACGTTCGACGTTGGCCCTCAGGTTCCCAACGCGTTTGGTCTGGGCGGTGCCATTACCGGCGCAGGCATCTCCGGCGCGCAGCTTGAGAACGGTGGTCAGATCAGCCTGAAATCCGTGTCATTTGATGATAACCAGACCGGCATCACCGTCCTGAACAGCGGAATTACGACAACCGACGATCAGTTCCTGGAACTGCTGTTTGTCTCCATGACGCGTTCCAACTTCCGCGGGATCGATGGACAGAATCTGACTCTGCTGGACATTCAGGATTCGCTGTTTGATGACAACGGTGACAACAACCCGGCCGTTGCAGGGGCAGATCTGGACCGCGAAACGATTCGGATGACCTACACCGAAGTGCCCAATGATCCGGACACTACACTGTTCATTGACTACGACAATCCGTACGTCATCAATGTCGAGCGGACAACGTTTGTCGACAACTCCGACGACATCCTGAACATTCTGAACACGGCCTCTGCCGTCGGCGCGCACATTGACGTGAACGTTCAGGACAGTTCACTGACAGTCACCGATGTGCTGGACGTCAATCCTCTGGACCTGTCAGAAACGGGCTTCAAGTTCGCCTGGAACGGTCCCGCCAGGGTTCGGCTGGCCAACAACAACTTTGAACTGAATGGTTTCGACATCAACGAAACGGAGACGGCGATGGACATCCAGACGTTCTCCATCACCGATGAACTGCTGACCGACATCATCAGCAACGGCGTGGTCAGCGTGCAGCCCAACGCGACAGCCCTGCAGATGCAGACTTTGGGAATGTCATCCTCCAACATCACCGGCAACGCGTTTCAAATGGACGGATTCGACAGCACCGGCATGACATTCCGGCTGGCCGCCAACACGCTGATGGACATTTCGAACAACCTGATGGCGTTCAACGGTGATGGCGGTGCCGGCATGATCTTCAATTCCGTCAGTCAGCCGTCGGCGTTCAATATCAGCGGCAACCAGATCGGTCTGTTTGACCTGGGTGTCGGAACGCTGGCGGAGGAAGGGATTCGCTTCCGGGCCGTTGCCGGAACAATCAATCTTTCCGGCCTGAACAACAACCTGGTCTTTCTGCTGAACCCGGGTGGCGGCTCGTTTATCGAAACACCATTCTCGTTCGTCGGAAGTGCCAACGGCCGAATTCTCGTCAACGGTGCACTCGTGCCGTAG
- a CDS encoding DUF1294 domain-containing protein, whose product MKTLQKLWTGVALVWLTICVVVSVMTLASSTFAPGIVATVYVWTTSILSAAAFGLYGYDKLRAERDKSRISEKSLHLVALCGGWPGAVMGQQYFRHKTLKLTFRAMLAAIVLLHWTAAGIWFWLSRTPPAAS is encoded by the coding sequence ATGAAGACGCTTCAAAAACTCTGGACCGGTGTGGCCCTGGTGTGGCTCACGATCTGCGTGGTTGTTTCTGTGATGACGCTCGCCAGTTCGACGTTCGCTCCCGGAATCGTCGCGACCGTCTACGTGTGGACGACGTCAATTCTCAGCGCTGCGGCGTTCGGACTGTATGGCTACGACAAACTTCGTGCGGAACGCGACAAGTCCCGGATTTCCGAGAAGTCTCTCCACCTGGTGGCTCTTTGCGGCGGCTGGCCGGGTGCCGTGATGGGACAGCAATACTTTCGCCATAAGACGCTGAAACTGACCTTTCGAGCGATGCTGGCGGCTATCGTCTTGCTGCACTGGACGGCCGCCGGAATCTGGTTCTGGCTGAGCCGCACGCCACCAGCCGCTTCGTAG
- a CDS encoding carbon storage regulator, which yields MLVLSRKTQEQILIPGLDIAITVLQVGGNRVQLGIDAPRHIQITRPETRQPADAVSLDGRLRRRVMAEIA from the coding sequence ATGCTGGTGCTTTCACGCAAAACTCAGGAACAGATTCTGATCCCCGGACTGGATATCGCCATCACCGTGTTGCAGGTCGGCGGCAATCGTGTGCAGCTGGGAATCGACGCGCCGCGACATATTCAGATTACCCGCCCGGAGACCCGTCAGCCGGCTGATGCCGTCAGCCTCGACGGGCGTCTGCGGCGGCGAGTGATGGCGGAAATTGCATAA